From the Niveibacterium microcysteis genome, the window CTCAAGCGTTTCTTCGGAGGTGCCTGAGATGTCGTGGCTGTCCGACCTCTTCGTTCAGAAGAAACCCCGGCCCGCTGACATCGCGCGCGAGCGCCTGACGGTCGTCATCGCCCGTCAGCGCTCGGATGAAAGCGCCTCGAGCCCGGACTTCCTGCCAGACCTGCAAAAAGACTTGATCGCGGTGATCTCGAAATACGTGACGGTGAATCCGAACGATATTTCCGTCCAGCTTGAGAAGCAGGACAACTACGAAGCGCTCAAGGTAAACATCGTGCTGCCCGAGCACGGCGCAGCGCGCTAAGCACAAGAAAAACGCCGCATTCGCGGCGTTTTCTATTTCGACCTAGTGTCGGTCAGCGCGCCAGGCGAACCAGCTTGCCGTCGATCACACCCACTGCGTCGCCCTTCTTGACGCCGGGATCCCGCTCCACTCGGACGACACCAACCGTTCCATCCTCCCAACGCACCACCACCTGGTACTCGGTCTTGGTGGTATCAGCGGTCGTTGCATCCTTGTTCCCCTTGCCGACCTGCGGGGCCACAACCAAGGGGCGATCCGACATGATGTCGGCGCTGGTGCGGTTCGCCTGGTTATCCATGGGCGATGCCGCCTTGCTCGTCGTCTTGACCGGGGTTACACGCTGAACCACACCACGACGCGTCGAATCGGCAGGCGCTGCCGCCGCATCAAGCTTGCGGAAGTCCTCCCGCGTCTGCGGCAGCTTCACATCCGCCGCTTGCGCGGCCACGGCGGCCGCGCAAAGCAGCGCAGCAACGATCAGTTTTCCAGCGACCACTTTCCGTCCTCTCCACGACATGCGCGCAGGCCGTTTGTCGCCTTCAGCGCGCGGTAGTAGGTCTTGATCTGTATATCGCGACAGGTTTTGCCTTGGCGCTTGAGCGTCCGAAGCGCCACCCCCTGCCCGCCTGAACGGGTCGATTCGGTCGCCCAGCTCACCGATTTGCCGTCGGGCGTGCTTTCAAGCAACTCGGTCAGCATGGCTTCGTGCTTGGCACGATCCTCACTGCTGAAATTCGCGATCGGTGTATCGCTTGCAAACTGCATGTTGAATGCGTGCGCAGACGATGAAGCGAACGCGGCGACGATAATTGCAACAAGAAACTGCATTCGACGGCGAACCATCACACCCTCCAGAACCGCTCTGCGCTTGACCTGCGGGATTCTACCGGAGCCCTGCGCCGGGTACGACCTAACCGTAGCGAACCGAAGGCGTAAAAACAAAAAGGGAAGGCATCAAGCCTTCCCTTTTCTTACTACTGGAGCGGGAGACGAGTCTCGAACTCGCGACCTCAACCTTGGCAAGGTTGCGCTCTACCAACTGAGCTACTCCCGCAAATTTTCTGGAGGCGCGGGCCGGAGTCGAACCGACCTACACGGATTTGCAATCCGGTGCATAACCGCTTTGCTACCGCGCCGTGTGCGGATCAACCTGACGACCCGCAGCTCAACTAAAAGGGGAAAGCACCAGGCTTTCCCCCTGAATTGGGCTGGAGCGGGAGACGAGTCTCGAACTCGCGACCTCAACCTTGGCAAGGTTGCGCTCTACCAACTGAGCTACTCCCGCGTCGCAGAGAGATGCATTATAGCCTGAAATCTCTCAGCGTCAACTCTTTTCAACTTCCGATAACGCGACAGCAGCGCGCTTGAGGTAGTAGCCCATTGACCACAGGGTTAGAACCGCCGCAACCCAGATCAGTACCGTGCCGGTTTGGCGCACATGAAAACCGAGCAGCGTGCCGTCGTACAACAAGACCGGGATCGCAATCATCTGGGCGGTGGTTTTGAGCTTGCCGATGAAGGACACAGCGACACTGCGCGACGCCCCCACCTGCGCCATCCACTCACGCAGCGCCGAGATCGTAATCTCGCGACCGATGATGACGAAGGCGATCAGCGCATCAACGCGCCCAAGCTCGACCAGCATTACCAAGGCGGCGCCCACCATCAGTTTGTCGGCCACCGGATCCAGAAACGCGCCAAATGCGGAGGTCTGGCCCAACTTGCGCGCCAGGTAGCCGTCGAACCAATCGGTCACGGCCGCCAGTACGAACATGACACAGGCCCAGAGATTCTTGTCAGCCAGCCCCAGCCAGCTCGCGGGCAGGTAGAAGACGCCGACAAACAACGGAATCAGGACAATTCGTGCCCAAGTAAGAGTGTTTGGGATATTTGGCTGCATGGATAAGGATCGTGTAGCGGCTCGATATCAGTCGCGTAGCGCATTGTAGATCGCTTCAGCGAGTTTTCGATTCACGCCCGCCACGCGGCACAAATCTTCGACCGTTGCGTTCTTGACGCCAGCAAGACCGCCGAAGGTTTCGATCAGCTTCTTGCGGCGAGTCGGCCCGATTCCGGGGATATCGTCCAGTCGCGATCCGATCCGGGTCTTGGCTCGGCGGGCACGCATGCCCGTGATCGCAAAACGGTGCGCCTCATCACGGACGGTCTGGATCAAATGCAGGCCTGCATGTTCACCGCCAAGTACCAGCGGTTCTCGCCCATCGGCAAAGACGAGTTGCTCAAGGCCAGCTTTGCGTGCCTCGCCCTTGGCCACACCGAGCATGGCAATCGACTCAAGTCCGAGCTCGACGAGCACCTCGTGCGCCACGCCAACCTGGCCCTTGCCACCGTCGATCAGGATCAGATCCGGACGAACGCCCTCACCCGCGGCAACCTTGCCATAGCGTCGCGTGAGTGCCTGTCGCATCGCACCGTAGTCGTCACCCGGTTCAATACCGCTGATATTGAAGCGACGGTACTCGGACTTCTTCATGCCGCCGCCTTCCCACACGACACACGATGCGACAGTTGCTTCACCCATGGTGTGGCTGATGTCGAAGCACTCGATACGCTGTGGAGGGTCCTGCAAATCGAGCGCCGTACGTAGCGCTTCCAACTGGTCCGTCACACGGCCGGACTCCCGCAGCCGCACCTCGATCGCCAGACGCGCATTCTGATCCGCCATGTCGGCCCACGCCTTCTCGGCCTCAAAGCGTGGTGCGACAACGCCCATCCGCAGATCCAGCGTCTCGTCGATCAGATGGCGAGCCTCGTCCAGCGGTGCGCCGACGAGAACTAGACGCGTCGGCGCGGGGTGTTCCTGGTAGTGCTGCTCAATGAAAGCCAGCAGGGCATCGGCTGCGCCGAGCCCCTCCCCGGCGAGCGGGAACTGCGGTCGATCACCGAGATGGCGGCCGCCCCGTACCATCGCGAGGTTCACACAGACTACGCCGGCCACCTCGACAGCCACCACGATATCGACGTCCTCGTCGCGCCCCGAGTCGACAAACTGTTTGTGCAACACCGTCTGCAAGGCGCGGATCTGGTCGCGAAAGAACGCCGCCTCCTCGTAGGCGAAACGCTCAGCCGCCTGCTGCATCTGCACACCAAGCTGATCGACGATTTCGCCGTGACGCCCTTCGAGGAACAGCGTCGCCATGCGTACATCACGCGCATAGTCTTCCGGTGAAACCAGATCGACGCACGGCGCGGTGCAGCGCTTGATCTGGTGCAGCAGGCACGGACGGGAGCGATTGGCGAACACGCTCTCTTCGCAGGTGCGCAGACGGAACATGCGCTGGATCAGCGCGACACTCTCGCGCGCCGCCCAGGAACTGGGGAACGGCCCAAAGTAACGGGAGCCCTTTGCAAAGGCACCACGGTAGTAGGCGATGCGGGGGAAGGCATCGCCGCTGAGCATGATGTAGGGATAGCTCTTGTCGTCGCGGAACAGGATGTTGTAGCGCGGCTTGAGCGATTTGATGAGATTGTTTTCGAGGATCAGCGCCTCGGTCTCGGAGCGCACGACCGTTGTATCGACGCGCTCGATCCGCGTCACCATCAGCGCGATACGCGGACTGGTGTGGTTCTTCTGGAAGTAACTCGATACACGCCGCTTGAGGTTCTTCGCCTTGCCGACGTAGAGCACCTCCTCGTCCGCACCAATCATGCGGTAGACGCCGGGCGCGTCAGGCAGCGTCCGCAGAAATTCGCGTGCGTCGAAACTCACGTCAGACTTGCGACGAGGTCACTGACCGCGCGCTGCGCATCGACATAGCGGGCCTCGACCGCCAGTGCGAACGGATCGATCGCCGTCGCGGGCCGCAAGGCATCGATGCGCGCCGCACTGCGCGCGGACACCTGCGGTTGCCACTTGGCGAGCAAATCGTTCGCCAGATCTGGCCGATTGCAGACGAGGACCATGTCGCAGCCCGCCGCGTGTGCGGCGGATGCGCGAGCAACAATATCGCCGGCCAGGGTCGCCCCTTCCATCGTCAGATCGTCCGAAAAAATCACGCCATCGAATCCGAGCCGCTCGCGCAAGATGGTCTGCAGCCAGTAGCGCGAGAACCCAGCCGGCTCCGGGTCGACCTGTTCATACACCACGTGGGCTGGCATCACGCCGGCCAATTGGCGGCCCAGGCGATGACGGTAGGGCGCGATGTCCTGCTCCCAGATGGCATCGAAGCTGCGTTCGTCGCGAGGCATCGCGACATGCGAGTCCGCTTCGGCCCAGCCGTGGCCGGGGAAGTGCTTGCCGACCGCCCCCATGCCGGCCTCGCGCAAGCCGGCGACAAGGGCCTGCGCGAGCGACGCGGCAACAGCCGGATCGCCTGAGAATGCGCGATCGCCGACCACCGCGCTGCGGCCGTAGTCAAGGTCGAGCACGGGTGTAAAACTCAGATCGACGCCGTGGGCACGCAACTCCGCGGCCAGCACGTAGCCGGTATGGCGCGCGAGCTCTAGGCCACGCACGTGATCGAGCGTCCAGGCCGCGCCCAGTGCGCGCATCGGGGGCAAGCGGGTAAAGCCACTCCGGAAGCGCTGGACACGACCACCCTCGTGATCGACCGCGATGATCAAGGCCGGAGAGCGCAGCGCGTGGATTTCCTGGGTCAACGCCGTGAGTTGCTCGGGCGACTCGAAGTTGCGCGCGAAGAGGATCACACCACCGACGAGCGGATGCTTGAGGCGTTCGCGCTCAGCGTCGGTCAGCGAATACGCGGCGACATCGCACATCACCGGGCCGAGAGGTATTTGCAGCGGACTCATTGCGCGCTTCCTAAAGCTTGGACTTCATCCGGGCGGGATTGGCCCCACAGCCACAGTCAAGCATCGCGCTCGATCAGCGCAAATGCGACGACGTTGTCCTTCTCGTCACTGATAGAAAGATGCGCCGCCCATGCTCGCGCGTGCATCGCCCCCTCGAGCGCCGCATCAAAGACATAAACCGGCTTGCCGAGTTCGTCATGGGCGACTGCGATCGCATGCAGGGTGGCAGGTGCTCGCAAGCCGGTGCCGAAGGCTTTGGCGAAAGCCTCCTTCGCAGCAAAACGCTTGGCGAGAAAGCGAGCACCGTCTCGTACCGAACGAAACTCCAGCAGCTCTTGCGGCGCGAGGATGCGCTCGGCAAACGCCTCGCCGTGTCGATCGAGCGAGGCTCGAACCCGCGCGATCGACACGATGTCGGTGCCGATACCAGCGATCATGGTGCGGGCTACTCAGCCGTACAGATGGGGTGACGCGGCAGATTCGCGCATCAGACGCTTCATCTCGCCGACCGCCTCGCGCAAGCCAACGAATACCGCACGGCTCACGATTGCGTGGCCGATGTGTAATTCACGAATCCCGGGCAGTGCGGCGACGGGCTGGACATTGAAATAGTTCAGCGCATGGCCGGCATTGAAGCGCATCCCATGACCGATGATGGCGGCGCCCGCGGCACGAATCTTCTCGATCTCAGCCAATACGGCCGGACTGCGCGCATCGCGGCCCTTTTTGTGGAAGGCCTCCGCGTAAGGGCCTGTGTGGATCTCGCACACCCGCGCGCCAACTCGCGCGGCGGCTTCCACCTGCGCCAGCTCAGCGTCGATGAAAACGCTGGACTGGATCCCGGCGTCGGCGAGTCGCGCAATGCACTCGCGAATACGCGCCTCGTTGGCGACGATGTCGAGGCCACCCTCGGTGGTCACCTCTTGGCGCCCCTCCGGAACCAACATAGCCATCTCGGGCTTGAGCCGGCAGGCGATTGCGACCATTTCGTCGGTCGCGGCCATCTCAAGATTCAGCTTGATGTGAGTCAGTTCGCGCAAACGGCGTACGTCCTCGTCCTGAATGTGACGACGGTCTTCGCGCAAATGCACCGTAATTCCGTCAGCGCCGCCCAGGTGAGCTTCCACCGCCCCCCATACCGGGTCCGGTTCATAGGTCCGGCGCGCTTGGCGCAGGGTGGCGATATGGTCAATGTTGACGCCGAGTTCGATCACAGTTCCTGCAACTCCATGAAAATTCGCCGCGATTCCAGCGCACGTGCGCCGACAAGGTGAGCAATGAGCCGCCGCATCAGGTTCTTTGCCTGAGCAAGAGT encodes:
- a CDS encoding pyridoxine 5'-phosphate synthase — protein: MIELGVNIDHIATLRQARRTYEPDPVWGAVEAHLGGADGITVHLREDRRHIQDEDVRRLRELTHIKLNLEMAATDEMVAIACRLKPEMAMLVPEGRQEVTTEGGLDIVANEARIRECIARLADAGIQSSVFIDAELAQVEAAARVGARVCEIHTGPYAEAFHKKGRDARSPAVLAEIEKIRAAGAAIIGHGMRFNAGHALNYFNVQPVAALPGIRELHIGHAIVSRAVFVGLREAVGEMKRLMRESAASPHLYG
- the uvrC gene encoding excinuclease ABC subunit UvrC produces the protein MIGADEEVLYVGKAKNLKRRVSSYFQKNHTSPRIALMVTRIERVDTTVVRSETEALILENNLIKSLKPRYNILFRDDKSYPYIMLSGDAFPRIAYYRGAFAKGSRYFGPFPSSWAARESVALIQRMFRLRTCEESVFANRSRPCLLHQIKRCTAPCVDLVSPEDYARDVRMATLFLEGRHGEIVDQLGVQMQQAAERFAYEEAAFFRDQIRALQTVLHKQFVDSGRDEDVDIVVAVEVAGVVCVNLAMVRGGRHLGDRPQFPLAGEGLGAADALLAFIEQHYQEHPAPTRLVLVGAPLDEARHLIDETLDLRMGVVAPRFEAEKAWADMADQNARLAIEVRLRESGRVTDQLEALRTALDLQDPPQRIECFDISHTMGEATVASCVVWEGGGMKKSEYRRFNISGIEPGDDYGAMRQALTRRYGKVAAGEGVRPDLILIDGGKGQVGVAHEVLVELGLESIAMLGVAKGEARKAGLEQLVFADGREPLVLGGEHAGLHLIQTVRDEAHRFAITGMRARRAKTRIGSRLDDIPGIGPTRRKKLIETFGGLAGVKNATVEDLCRVAGVNRKLAEAIYNALRD
- the nagZ gene encoding beta-N-acetylhexosaminidase gives rise to the protein MSPLQIPLGPVMCDVAAYSLTDAERERLKHPLVGGVILFARNFESPEQLTALTQEIHALRSPALIIAVDHEGGRVQRFRSGFTRLPPMRALGAAWTLDHVRGLELARHTGYVLAAELRAHGVDLSFTPVLDLDYGRSAVVGDRAFSGDPAVAASLAQALVAGLREAGMGAVGKHFPGHGWAEADSHVAMPRDERSFDAIWEQDIAPYRHRLGRQLAGVMPAHVVYEQVDPEPAGFSRYWLQTILRERLGFDGVIFSDDLTMEGATLAGDIVARASAAHAAGCDMVLVCNRPDLANDLLAKWQPQVSARSAARIDALRPATAIDPFALAVEARYVDAQRAVSDLVASLT
- the pgsA gene encoding CDP-diacylglycerol--glycerol-3-phosphate 3-phosphatidyltransferase, with protein sequence MQPNIPNTLTWARIVLIPLFVGVFYLPASWLGLADKNLWACVMFVLAAVTDWFDGYLARKLGQTSAFGAFLDPVADKLMVGAALVMLVELGRVDALIAFVIIGREITISALREWMAQVGASRSVAVSFIGKLKTTAQMIAIPVLLYDGTLLGFHVRQTGTVLIWVAAVLTLWSMGYYLKRAAVALSEVEKS
- the minE gene encoding cell division topological specificity factor MinE, which gives rise to MSWLSDLFVQKKPRPADIARERLTVVIARQRSDESASSPDFLPDLQKDLIAVISKYVTVNPNDISVQLEKQDNYEALKVNIVLPEHGAAR
- the acpS gene encoding holo-ACP synthase; amino-acid sequence: MIAGIGTDIVSIARVRASLDRHGEAFAERILAPQELLEFRSVRDGARFLAKRFAAKEAFAKAFGTGLRAPATLHAIAVAHDELGKPVYVFDAALEGAMHARAWAAHLSISDEKDNVVAFALIERDA